In one Bacteroidota bacterium genomic region, the following are encoded:
- the ruvA gene encoding Holliday junction branch migration protein RuvA, whose amino-acid sequence MITYVSGTLVAKKPTEAVIDVQGLGYEVLIPASSFDKLPAVGSPAKLLTIHHVREDAALLFGFATDAERTLFREMTSVSGVGPKLALAALSAMAPAELRAAVIADDAAMLTRIPGVGKKTAQRLCVELRDRLAKIDGLGQAYLGGDGESAALREDARAALIALGLSRADAEKRIRKALRADAAISSAEALIRAALRES is encoded by the coding sequence GTGATCACCTACGTCTCCGGCACGCTCGTCGCCAAGAAGCCCACCGAAGCCGTCATCGACGTGCAGGGGCTGGGCTACGAGGTGCTCATCCCCGCCTCGTCGTTCGACAAGCTACCCGCCGTGGGCAGCCCCGCCAAGCTGCTCACCATCCACCACGTCCGCGAGGACGCCGCGCTGCTGTTCGGTTTCGCGACCGACGCTGAGCGGACGCTCTTCCGCGAGATGACGAGCGTGTCGGGGGTCGGACCGAAGCTGGCGCTCGCTGCCCTCTCGGCGATGGCCCCCGCCGAACTGCGCGCCGCCGTGATCGCCGACGACGCGGCGATGCTGACGCGCATCCCTGGCGTGGGCAAGAAGACCGCGCAGCGGCTGTGCGTCGAGCTGCGCGACCGCCTCGCCAAGATCGACGGGCTCGGGCAGGCCTACCTCGGCGGCGACGGCGAGAGCGCCGCGCTCCGGGAGGATGCCCGCGCGGCCCTCATCGCGCTGGGGCTCAGCCGCGCCGACGCCGAAAAGCGTATCCGCAAAGCGCTCCGCGCCGACGCCGCGATCTCGTCCGCCGAGGCCCTCATCCGCGCCGCGCTGCGCGAAAGCTAG